The genomic stretch TGCTTGGTTTTATAGAGGTTTTTGCTTTGTATGATATTGTGGTGCAACATTTACGTGCACATAAAATTGAGTTAATTCCACTTTTAGATAAACAGTGGGTGAATGATGAGTATACGTTTAAAAACAGTCCAACCATTGCAGATGATTTTATTGTGGTCAATGAGAATTATAACAGACACCTTTTACTTAAACTTCAAACACTCTTGCCTAAAGACATGGAACATCTTTTTATGAACGAGTATTTGTTTAAACATGATCTCTTTTTTGCTACATTTGATATACGCAATAATCGTGGTGTTGCCATGGGAAAATATGTGGCAGTTTTAAATTTGCAAGGATTTGAGTACTACAGTGATTCTCAAAACAGTTTTTTAGAAAACATCATAACCATCAACAACAGTTCAGAAGACTTCTATAATTTTGTTAAACATAAAGAAGAGAATATGTTTATGAATATTGAAAAAGGCTACATTAAAAATCTTAAAGATGTGGTGGAGGAACGAGACAAGTCAGAGTTTGAAGAGGTTGCACGAGAAAAACTTTTTAAGCTTTCCAAAGAGGAGTTGATTGATTTTATCATGCAACAGTCCAAACACAGTGAAATACAAGGAGAGATACGATGAAAATATTGCTTTTAGAAGATGAATACAGTCTGCGAAAATCAGTCAAAGAGCTCCTTGAAGATTGCAGTTACGCCGTCTATGATTTTGCCAATGGAAAAGAGGCGTATGAAACCATTTTAAACAGCAGTTTTGATCTGCTTATTTTAGATGTGAATGTCCCTGAACTCAATGGCTTTGAGCTGTTAGAAAAACTCAATAAAAAGGGAGTCATCGTTCCCACTATTTTTATGACGTCATTAACAGAGATTGATAATTTAGAGCGCGCGTATGAGGGTGGATGTTGTGATTATATTAAAAAACCGTTTGATTTAAATGAGTTGAGACTTCGTGTGGCAACGGCACTTCGAACTTCTGTTATACAGACAGGTTGTACACTTGTGCCATTAAAGTGTGGTTATGTTTATGACAGTAAAAATTTTAAACTCATCAAAAATGATGACGAAGTGCAATTGAGTAAAACAGAGAAGATGATTTTAGAGCTGTTCATTAAAAACAAAAATCAAGTGGTTACGCCAGAGATGATCACACAATATGTTTGGGAAGATTATGTGGATCCAGCCAATGTACGTGTACAAATCAATAATTTACGAAAAAAGCTTGATAAAGATTTGATTGTCAATATTCGTGGTTTAGGATACAGACTTGACGTTTAAAATCAATGACAAAACTTTCTCTTTAAAGTATGCGGTATTTTATACGGCGATTGTATTTGGAATTCTCTTTTTCCCTTTGTTTATTTATGCCAATTATATGTTTAAACTTGAAGAAGCAAAAACTGAGATTGCATTAAAGAAAAAAGGGATTCAAATCATCAATGCCATGGAAAAGTATGATGCAAACAACGAAGAGTATTTTACTTTTCCACGTTTTAAAAAGTTTCGATCGGGTATTTATGATGAGAATTTTAATCCCATATTTTCACTTATAGATTCGCGTAATATTGCCTATTTAAGCGCAGGATACAATAAAATTAAAAGCAAACGAGCTTTTGTCTATGAGTTTAAAACCAAACGCTATTTTCAAGCACGATATTTGGTTGTTATGACAGAGTTTGATAATCTCACCATCATAAAAAACATGGTCATTGTTATGATGTCCATTGCTGTAGTGACGTTTGTGTTGTCATTTATTATTTTAAAAAATTTTGCAAAACCTTTTAAACAGATGAATGAGTCATTGGATGGCTTTATCAAAGATTCAATGCATGAGATTAATACACCGCTTTCTATTATAAATATTAATATTGATATGTACAATGAAAAATTTGGAAAAAACAAGTACTTCTCTCGTATAAAATCGGCTTCAAAAATACTCTCAACCATCTATAATGACATGAACTATTTAATCAAAGAACAAACAATTAACTCTGCTCCTAAAAAAGAGCTTGACTTCTCTTTTTTTGTGAGAAAATCGATTGATTATTTTAAAGATATGGCCGAGTTAAAAGGCATAAAAATCATCCCTAAAATAGAAGATGGTCTTTTTATTTTTTTTGTGCCAGCGAAGTTGCAAAAAATCGTGGACAACACCTTATCAAACGCGATTAAGTATGGAAAAGAGGAGAGAGATGTTGTTGTGATGTTGCATCAACGAGGCAATAAAGTAGTACTGAGTATTCAAGACTTTGGTATAGGCATTAAAGAACCTGATAAGATTTTTTCTCGTTATTACCGTGAAGATGATACCAAAGGAGGGTTTGGTATTGGTTTGAATATTGTCAATAAAATCATCAATGATGAAAACATCAAAGTCAATGTTTACTCTCAATTAAATGTCGGCAGTACTTTTGAATATTGGTTTGAACCGCTTCAAAAGTGAACAACTGAGTATTTCCCTTAAACTATCTTTAAAGTAAAATTGAATATAATCCGCAACTTAAATTAAAATAAGGAAACAAAATGTTAGAGGGTATCGCAAGAGATAGTATGACAAAACAAGGTTCAAAATCTTTAAGAAGAGATGGTTACTTAATCGCAAACATCTATGGTAAAGGTTTAGAGAACGTAAACGCTGCATTCAAAAAGAATGACTTCATCAGAGCTGTTAAAGCTAAAACTGAAGTTCCTTTTGATGTAAAAGTTGACGGAAATGTGTATAAAGT from Candidatus Marinarcus aquaticus encodes the following:
- a CDS encoding response regulator transcription factor, with protein sequence MKILLLEDEYSLRKSVKELLEDCSYAVYDFANGKEAYETILNSSFDLLILDVNVPELNGFELLEKLNKKGVIVPTIFMTSLTEIDNLERAYEGGCCDYIKKPFDLNELRLRVATALRTSVIQTGCTLVPLKCGYVYDSKNFKLIKNDDEVQLSKTEKMILELFIKNKNQVVTPEMITQYVWEDYVDPANVRVQINNLRKKLDKDLIVNIRGLGYRLDV
- a CDS encoding sensor histidine kinase, coding for MTFKINDKTFSLKYAVFYTAIVFGILFFPLFIYANYMFKLEEAKTEIALKKKGIQIINAMEKYDANNEEYFTFPRFKKFRSGIYDENFNPIFSLIDSRNIAYLSAGYNKIKSKRAFVYEFKTKRYFQARYLVVMTEFDNLTIIKNMVIVMMSIAVVTFVLSFIILKNFAKPFKQMNESLDGFIKDSMHEINTPLSIININIDMYNEKFGKNKYFSRIKSASKILSTIYNDMNYLIKEQTINSAPKKELDFSFFVRKSIDYFKDMAELKGIKIIPKIEDGLFIFFVPAKLQKIVDNTLSNAIKYGKEERDVVVMLHQRGNKVVLSIQDFGIGIKEPDKIFSRYYREDDTKGGFGIGLNIVNKIINDENIKVNVYSQLNVGSTFEYWFEPLQK